The Triticum aestivum cultivar Chinese Spring chromosome 7B, IWGSC CS RefSeq v2.1, whole genome shotgun sequence genome window below encodes:
- the LOC123157443 gene encoding cyanidin 3-O-rutinoside 5-O-glucosyltransferase (The sequence of the model RefSeq protein was modified relative to this genomic sequence to represent the inferred CDS: added 2 bases not found in genome assembly), producing MAPLHFLVVAFPGQGHINPARALAERLARATPGARVTLSASVSAHRRMFPSLASPDDEVHDGAISYIPYSDGYDHGFSLFAGDGDEAERYVEAFGRVGRETFSAVLDRLTARGQPVTCVVYAMLMWWAAEVARERGVPRALYWIQPATMLAVYYHYFHGYERLVTEHAAEPGFTVSMPGLPQMAIRDLPSFFTNLTDGRLVAAFGDIRRTFEQLDLDVDSSSSAGGSRRAMVLVNTVEELEAGALASVPALDVFPVGPAVVSLFTEGEGGTSGAAAAVGDLFEHDEKGYMEWLDTKPARSVVYVSFGSMAAVSKRQKDELKRGLAASGRPYLWVVRNNNRDDGFDDAGDERRMVVGWCDQVRVLSHPAVGCFVTHCGWNSTLETVACGAPVVAVPQWSDQDTNARLVVQWGIGVRAATDVDRVLEAGELSRCLELIMGDRVEGAAIRASSATWKAKLQQAIAAGGSSGRNLRTFLDQFANDA from the coding sequence GGCGCCGCTGCACTTCCTGGTCGTCGCGTTCCCGGGCCAGGGCCACATCAACCCGGCGCGCGCTCTGGCTGAGCGCCTCGCACGGGCCACGCCGGGCGCGCGGGTCACGCTCTCGGCCTCCGTGTCCGCGCACAGGCGCATGTTCCCCTCGCTGGCGTCCCCCGACGACGAGGTCCACGACGGCGCCATCTCCTACATCCCGTACTCGGACGGCTACGACCACGGCTTCAGCCTCTTCGCCGGCGACGGGGACGAAGCGGAGAGGTACGTGGAGGCGTTCGGCCGCGTCGGCCGCGAGACCTTCTCGGCGGTGCTGGACCGCCTCACGGCGCGGGGCCAACCCGTCACGTGCGTCGTGTACGCCATGCTCATGTGGTGGGCCGCCGAGGTCGCCCGTGAGCGCGGCGTGCCCCGGGCGCTCTACTGGATCCAGCCGGCCACGATGCTGGCCGTGTACTACCACTACTTCCATGGGTACGAGAGGCTCGTCACGGAGCATGCTGCCGAGCCGGGGTTCACGGTGTCTATGCCGGGCCTCCCGCAGATGGCGATCCGTGACCTCCCGAGCTTCTTCACCAATCTTACGGATGGAAGGTTAGTTGCGGCGTTCGGGGACATCCGCAGGACGTTCGAGCAGCTGGACCTGGACGTCGACAGTAGCAGCAGCGCTGGAGGAAGCAGACGAGCCATGGTGCTCGTGAACACCGTCGAAGAATTAGAAGCCGGTGCACTCGCGTCGGTTCCTGCACTGGACGTCTTCCCCGTCGGGCCAGCCGTGGTGTCGCTCTTCACTGAGGGCGAGGGCGGCACGAGTGGCGCCGCCGCCGCAGTAGGAGATCTCTTTGAACACGACGAAAAAGGGTACATGGAGTGGCTGGACACGAAGCCAGCACGGTCGGTGGTGTACGTGTCGTTCGGGAGCATGGCGGCGGTGAGCAAGCGACAGAAGGACGAGCTGAAGCGAGGCCTCGCCGCGAGCGGCCGGCCGTACCTGTGGGTGGTGCGGAACAACAACAGAGACGATGGCtttgacgacgccggcgacgagcggcgcATGGTGGTTGGGTGGTGCGACCAGGTGCGGGTGCTGTCGCATCCGGCCGTCGGGTGCTTCGTGACGCACTGCGGCTGGAACTCCACGCTGGAGACCGTGGCATGCGGCGCGCCGGTGGTCGCCGTGCCACAGTGGTCCGACCAGGACACGAACGCGCGCCTGGTCGTCCAGTGGGGCATCGGCGTGCGCGCCGCGACCGACGTTGACAGGGTTCTGGAGGCGGGGGAGCTCTCAAGGTGCCTGGAACTGATCATGGGTGACAGGGTGGAGGGCGCCGCCATACGGGCGAGCTCGGCGACGTGGAAGGCGAAGTTGCAGCAAGCGATTGCGGCCGGCGGCTCATCCGGTCGTAATCTGAGGACTTTCCTGGACCAATTTGCGAATGATGCTTAG